The following are from one region of the Candidatus Hydrogenedentota bacterium genome:
- a CDS encoding cysteine desulfurase codes for MTTVYLDHSATTPVRPEVLDAMLPFLRDAYGNAGSIHAFGRAARRAVDDARDQVAALLHADPREIVLTSGGTESNNLAIRGAVAAVAPGRRRIVVSAVEHHAVLHAAEYVRANDGVELVVVGVDSMGRVDSDEIAAAVDDATVLVSVMHGNNETGTIQPVEAIARRCAERGVPFHCDAVQSVGKVPIDVDAWPVSMLSISGHKLGAPKGVGALYIRNGVSIAAQAVGGGQERGRRAGTENVAGIVALGKACEMARTEMGEASARMAQLRDVLERGILNCIPQAQVNGSQSHRLPHILNVGFPGADGESLVLAFDSLGIAVSSGSACTAGSLDPSHVLLAMGLSYGRAQSAVRFSLGTTTTPAEIESVVARTPDVVRRCSARSH; via the coding sequence GTGACTACAGTTTACCTTGACCATAGCGCCACCACGCCCGTCCGGCCCGAGGTGCTGGACGCTATGCTGCCCTTTCTGCGCGACGCATACGGAAACGCCGGCTCAATTCACGCCTTCGGGCGCGCGGCACGCCGCGCGGTAGACGACGCGCGGGACCAGGTCGCCGCGCTTCTTCATGCCGACCCGCGCGAGATCGTGTTAACATCGGGCGGGACCGAGTCGAACAATCTCGCCATTCGCGGCGCGGTTGCCGCCGTCGCGCCGGGTAGGCGCCGAATCGTTGTATCGGCGGTCGAGCACCACGCGGTCCTGCATGCCGCAGAGTATGTCCGTGCAAATGATGGCGTTGAACTCGTCGTGGTCGGCGTCGATTCAATGGGTCGCGTCGACAGCGACGAAATTGCTGCCGCTGTGGACGACGCCACCGTCCTGGTTTCCGTGATGCACGGCAATAATGAGACCGGAACAATCCAGCCTGTTGAGGCCATTGCGCGGCGTTGCGCCGAGCGCGGCGTGCCCTTTCACTGCGACGCAGTGCAGTCCGTTGGCAAAGTGCCCATCGACGTCGACGCCTGGCCCGTCAGCATGCTTTCAATCTCGGGCCACAAACTTGGCGCGCCAAAAGGCGTAGGCGCGCTTTACATCCGAAACGGCGTTTCGATTGCCGCGCAGGCCGTGGGCGGAGGGCAGGAACGGGGACGGCGCGCGGGGACAGAGAACGTGGCCGGAATCGTTGCGCTCGGCAAGGCATGCGAAATGGCCCGCACGGAAATGGGGGAGGCCAGTGCGCGAATGGCGCAACTTCGGGACGTGCTCGAACGCGGCATCCTGAATTGCATCCCCCAAGCCCAGGTGAACGGGTCGCAAAGCCACCGGTTGCCGCACATCCTCAATGTCGGATTCCCCGGCGCGGACGGGGAGTCGCTCGTCCTCGCGTTCGACTCCCTCGGTATCGCCGTGTCGAGCGGCTCCGCCTGCACGGCAGGATCGCTCGATCCCTCGCACGTTCTGCTGGCGATGGGGCTGTCCTACGGGCGCGCTCAGTCGGCGGTGCGGTTCAGTTTGGGTACGACGACGACACCGGCCGAGATTGAATCGGTCGTGGCCCGCACGCCGGACGTGGTTCGCCGCTGTAGCGCCCGTTCTCATTAA
- a CDS encoding ABC transporter permease: MSLTIYSNVDHSVAGGVRELLRSRGLLWDLISKDLRARYRNAVMGFVWAVLQPILMMLILYVVFGKIFGGRFAVTGGDDHPYELMLLTALIFWQFFASAFSRATVSLIDNADLIKKVYFPRELIPIASMGNSIVNLAIGLLVLIGMYSYHDHPVGIGVVWAGLVFVVQCALLIGLALLCSSLNVRFRDVGYAVEVGLMMGFYATPIFYSTDALRIAAGNYPAVLTLYALNPMVGIVSAYRTALLGNEFPPMSELGWPTICALGILIVGAFVFRRMSPTIADHL, translated from the coding sequence ATGTCTCTAACGATCTACTCGAACGTCGACCATTCCGTCGCCGGAGGCGTTCGCGAACTGCTCCGAAGCCGCGGATTGCTATGGGACCTGATATCGAAGGACCTGCGCGCCCGGTACCGAAATGCCGTCATGGGGTTCGTGTGGGCGGTGCTCCAGCCCATACTCATGATGCTTATCTTGTACGTTGTGTTCGGCAAAATTTTCGGCGGCCGATTCGCCGTAACCGGCGGCGACGATCATCCGTACGAATTGATGCTGCTCACTGCGCTCATTTTTTGGCAGTTCTTCGCGTCGGCCTTTAGCCGGGCGACGGTTTCCCTCATCGACAACGCGGACTTGATCAAAAAGGTCTATTTTCCGCGCGAACTGATCCCCATCGCGTCGATGGGCAACAGTATTGTCAATCTGGCGATAGGGCTTCTCGTATTGATCGGCATGTACTCCTATCACGATCACCCTGTCGGAATTGGAGTCGTCTGGGCAGGGCTGGTGTTCGTGGTCCAATGTGCGTTACTCATCGGCCTGGCCCTGCTGTGCTCGAGCCTGAACGTGCGGTTCCGCGACGTCGGCTACGCCGTTGAGGTGGGGCTAATGATGGGTTTCTACGCCACGCCCATCTTCTACTCGACCGACGCCCTTCGCATCGCCGCGGGCAACTATCCGGCGGTGCTGACACTCTATGCGCTGAACCCAATGGTGGGTATCGTTTCAGCCTATCGCACGGCGCTGCTCGGCAACGAATTCCCACCGATGAGTGAGTTGGGTTGGCCAACTATATGTGCTCTGGGCATTCTAATCGTCGGCGCGTTCGTGTTTCGCCGCATGTCGCCGACGATTGCGGACCATCTATGA
- a CDS encoding ABC transporter ATP-binding protein translates to MPLIELENISKSFSTRRGAGMLLGRGGLADVLRGRKHSTFQALHDISFTVDHGESVGLIGANGAGKSTLLKIIAGVTAPTSGRVTVRGRVASLLELGAGFHPLLTGRENVYLNGRILGMSRAEVDNVFDDIVAFSGLEEFIDNPVDTYSSGMFVRLGFAVAVHSNPDIFLVDEVLSVGDEDFQRKCRERIGELRSQDKTILFVSHDLSIVNTLCDRVILLSGGTMFVRGTVQETIDFYLRQIGQKKGIHTIASPSAEAIVSHGRISAFHNRKEISATSGFQVHLRSMGFVHASPSADWNVVARSENGCVAVGKMPRLPITHTWRLQLNGSTLTWSIEVECERAVQVEGIDVNLFVKKSFTRWQYRDETGAFPEIPLQQQTYLEIVPGDAVVREAGAFSDDPGGPSPVSIEAVGQSKPHRLQWSNTDYAVGCRVLQVLFNDLGPENIMAAGRHELVTLEINLGADRETILGYRAKYVRGTALNDGDLTLRFADGRFTLEWRGEELTRTVALYTSILTHKIWNDSDKLHWGYVECSGSVMRVTGRSRRFPFAQHWELDLRDSALYLTIWLEVFDDFDMDECHTSIGLRPEYDRWKTDHESGEFPPFEQGLEDWRHVNKEYATGATACALSPNLPSVMLKSTAGGVSFRMTVLNTGFSDNTRVLQALRTPDAGRLRFAPGRHLYFQGLVRVEPQ, encoded by the coding sequence ATGCCGCTAATCGAGCTTGAGAATATCTCGAAATCGTTCTCGACGCGTCGTGGCGCGGGCATGCTGCTCGGGCGTGGCGGATTGGCTGACGTGTTGCGCGGCCGGAAACATTCTACGTTTCAGGCGTTACACGATATTTCGTTCACCGTCGATCACGGCGAGTCCGTCGGACTAATCGGGGCCAACGGCGCGGGCAAGAGCACGCTGTTGAAAATAATTGCCGGGGTCACGGCGCCGACCTCGGGCCGCGTCACGGTGCGCGGGCGCGTCGCATCGCTGCTCGAACTCGGCGCAGGATTTCATCCCCTCCTCACGGGGCGTGAAAACGTTTATCTCAACGGGCGAATCTTGGGGATGTCGCGCGCGGAAGTCGATAACGTGTTCGACGATATCGTCGCCTTCTCCGGACTCGAAGAGTTTATCGATAATCCTGTCGACACCTATTCGAGCGGCATGTTCGTCCGTCTTGGGTTCGCGGTCGCGGTGCACTCGAACCCGGACATCTTTCTCGTCGACGAAGTGCTGTCTGTCGGCGACGAAGATTTTCAGCGTAAGTGCCGCGAACGAATCGGAGAGTTGCGCAGCCAAGACAAGACTATTCTCTTCGTCTCGCACGATCTCAGCATCGTCAACACGCTGTGCGATCGCGTCATCTTGTTGAGCGGCGGGACGATGTTTGTCCGCGGTACCGTGCAGGAGACCATCGATTTCTATCTGCGGCAGATCGGACAAAAGAAAGGCATCCACACGATTGCGTCGCCATCAGCCGAAGCGATTGTGAGTCACGGGCGCATATCGGCGTTTCACAACCGCAAGGAAATTAGCGCGACCAGCGGGTTTCAGGTCCACCTGCGCAGTATGGGTTTTGTTCATGCCTCCCCGTCTGCCGACTGGAATGTCGTCGCGCGCAGCGAGAACGGCTGTGTCGCGGTCGGCAAAATGCCTCGCCTGCCGATAACACATACGTGGCGGCTGCAACTCAACGGCAGCACGCTCACGTGGTCGATTGAGGTCGAGTGCGAACGCGCTGTGCAGGTCGAGGGCATTGACGTAAACCTGTTTGTGAAGAAGTCATTCACGCGCTGGCAGTATCGCGATGAGACCGGGGCCTTTCCCGAAATCCCGCTGCAACAGCAAACCTACCTGGAAATCGTGCCGGGCGACGCAGTTGTGCGCGAGGCCGGCGCGTTCTCCGACGATCCCGGGGGTCCGTCACCGGTCTCCATCGAGGCCGTGGGGCAATCCAAACCGCACCGGCTGCAGTGGTCGAACACGGATTATGCCGTCGGCTGCCGAGTACTGCAGGTTTTGTTCAACGACCTCGGCCCGGAGAACATCATGGCCGCGGGCCGGCACGAATTGGTCACGCTCGAAATCAATCTCGGCGCGGACCGCGAGACTATTCTCGGTTACCGGGCAAAATACGTTCGCGGCACGGCGCTAAATGACGGCGATCTGACGTTGCGGTTCGCGGACGGCCGCTTCACGCTCGAATGGCGCGGCGAAGAACTAACGCGCACAGTCGCCCTCTACACATCGATCCTAACGCACAAGATATGGAACGATAGCGACAAGCTCCATTGGGGCTACGTCGAGTGCTCCGGGTCGGTCATGCGCGTCACCGGCCGCTCGCGGCGTTTCCCGTTTGCGCAGCACTGGGAACTCGACCTGCGCGACAGCGCGCTCTATCTGACGATTTGGCTGGAAGTCTTTGACGATTTCGACATGGACGAGTGCCATACGTCGATTGGACTCCGCCCCGAATACGACCGATGGAAGACGGACCACGAATCGGGCGAGTTCCCGCCATTCGAGCAAGGACTCGAGGATTGGCGCCACGTAAACAAGGAATACGCTACAGGAGCCACAGCCTGCGCCTTGTCACCCAATCTCCCGTCTGTTATGCTGAAGAGCACTGCAGGCGGCGTGTCGTTTCGAATGACTGTCCTGAACACGGGATTCTCGGATAACACCCGGGTATTGCAGGCGTTACGGACTCCCGATGCGGGCCGCTTGCGGTTCGCGCCGGGCCGCCACCTGTACTTTCAGGGCCTCGTTCGGGTCGAGCCGCAGTGA